AACCATTTGATTCATTAAATCCTTGATGCGGGAACGTCCCCAAAGTTGCGCTACAGCAGAATTAACAGTTACAGAGAAATTCAAATCGAAAGTCTGTTGATAGCGCATCCCACCAGCCGCAATTCCCGTGATGTGCAGTTTACCACCACGCCCATCAGCTTTACGACCAAATAACACTAATGGTTGTTCGGCAAATAAATCTGGTGGTGTGGTAGGGTAAATTATTGGCGCTTCGCCATCACCCTCCCATTGCAAATTGATGTTTGTCAGCACAGGGTTATTAATTTGGCGGCAGAATTTTTCTACCACTTCAGCCGTTGGTTCATCTTGGCGAATAATCCGCGCTGTACCCCGTCCCACCTCTGCAATGCGGTTGAGTAGGAAGCGATTAACAGAACTACCTGCACCGAAACTATAAAGGCGGTTTCCTGGTTGGAGATATCGTTGCAACTCCGTAAGAATTTGGTTTTCGTTACCGATATAGCCATCGGTGAGTAAGACAATACTCCGCAACCGTCCTGGATCTGTGCTTGGGAAGTTTAAAACAGCACGAATCCCTTGTAACATTTGAGTTCCCCCATTTGCATTCAACCGATTAATGTAATCAAGCGCCAGTGTGCGGTTGTGTGCTGTATTGACGAGGGGAACTGGTGAAAGTTGGCGAGTAGTATTAGAAAAATCAATAATGCTGAAAGTATCATCGCTGTTGAGTCCATTGATAAAGCGGCGCATCAATTCCTGACACTGCATCAACGGCGCACCCCTTTGGGAACCAGAAGTATCGATGAGGAATACCACATCTTTAGGAACTACTTGTTTTGGAGAGTATGTGAGGGCGGGAATTAAGTATAAGGCAAAGTGTCCACCCCGTTCATCAGCTTGAGTGAGGACGCTTGCTTGAGTCACTTCACCTGCTACTTGATAGCGTAAAATCATGTCTTTGTTAGGAATTGTATCCCCAGGCGCAAGTGTAACCCGCACCACCTCTCCTGCATACATGATCTGGATTTGGTGAGAAGGCGATGTCACACCTCGAATTGCCACACCCGCGTCAATTTCCACCATCACATTAATATCATGACGAGAGCGAGTTCCCGACGGTAAGATGGGAGCATTCAACCGTGAAGCATCAGGTACTAAATCAGTATCTTGATTTTGCATCATTGGTGCGATCGCAGAAGCCCCATCTACTGCATTCTCATCAAGAGTTATCCCAGGAATATAACGCGGCCCCACCACCATCGGAAAGACAAACTCATAATTACCACTCTCAAATTTGAGGCTGTCTGTATAGCGAATAATGACATCAATTTGCTCACCCGGTTTGATGTTTGCCAAAGATTGGGTAAAAATATTATCCCGTTCCTGTTCCAACAACCCGGCGGTGCGCCCTTGTTGCTTGGCTTGCTCGTATATTTGTTGAGCTTCTTGGCGTTTTTTAATACTCCCTTTAATAGTAGTTTCCCCAATGCGAATCAGCATATCATCCACGGCTGCCTCATCCGGTAAGGGAAAGATGTAGACAGCTTCTAGGGTAGTAGTGAAAGGATTTTCAAAAGTTTGGGTAACTTCCACCCGCGAAATATTACCAGTAACTTTGGCTTGTACTTCTGTATGTTTGAGGGGAAAGGCGATTTGCTGTTGTTCCTGGGTTTGAACATACAAGCCAGCCGCTTGGAGTTCTTGGGTTGGAGTCATATTAGTAACCTCACGCTTTTTTCTATGTTTCTAGCGTAGGCGCGTTCACTTGGCAGATATGCTCAGTTTTGTGTTCAGTTCATGCTCAGTCATTTTTTAAAAAGAAAAAGATGACTATAAATTAATTTACCCCTAAATCTTACTTAAAAAATATTTTTTATACAGTGTACTATAAATTATAGTATTCTTGTACTTACATGCTTATTGTGTGTGAGCTTAAATCAGAGATATAAACCATCAAAGCTCATTCTATATTTTTTTGAATATAAAATTATGCATACACAATCAGGAAAGCCTTTATTAGAGCTAGCGACAGCATATAAGTCTTTGAGAGATTCTGGCTTCGATTTCTCAACTGCTGTTGGTGAACCAATTGATAACGCGATTCAAGCACAGGCAACTAAAATACGTGTAATTACAAAAACAATAGAAAGAGATAATCATAACTCTAAAAAGAAGTTACCTGTTATTCAACAGGTAGCTATTGTCGATAACGGTTATGGTATGAATGCAGACGTGCTTCATGGGTGTCTTCAGCTAGGTTATTCGACAAGATATAACGATAGAGAAGGTATTGGTCGTTTTGGTGTAGGAGCTACTCTCGCCGCCATTTCTCAGTGTAAGCGAATTACTATTTTTTCACGTAATAAATCTACAAGTAGTTTTCTTTCAACCTATATTGACATAGATGAAATCGCTACATAAGACCAGTCAGAAATACCGTATCCTACTACAAAGAAACCAGATAAACACTTAGATTCTCTACTAAATGAGAGTCCTGGAACAATGGTTATATGGGATAAATGTGATCGACTAGCAACCGATCCTAATGGAAGACCGATTAGTGCTGAAATACTTTTGAATGAACTTAAGGAGTGGATATCACGTGCATATAGATATTTTTTATGGGATAAAGTTGAAATTTACTTAAATGAAGAGAAAATAATTGCTCATGATCCACTTTATATCAATCCAAAAGGTACAAAATTTATAAATGATGAGCCAGCAAAGAAAGCATTTTCTCATTTTCTAGAGTGGCCAGTTCCAAGTAATCCTAATAAAACTTCTAAAATAGAAATTACTTTAACACTGCTACCAGAAAGTTTAAGACCCAGACGTTTTGTCGGTGGAGAACTTCCCGCCGTAGAACGCAGAATTGATAAAAATGAAGGTATTTCACTTCTCCGACATAGAAGAGAGGTAGCATTTGGTAACTTTTACCCAATGCTACCTAGTGTGATTGAAATAGATAGATGGTGGGGATGCGAAATTAATTTTGAGCCTGAGTTAGATGAATGCTGGGAAGTAAGAAATGTTAAGCGTGGCGCTCGCCCTATACCTGAACTCAGAGAAGCGATAAAAAGACTAAGTAAGTCGTGGAGAAAATTTATAAGTATGTAACAAAGAATTAAGCAGAAGAATAAGAGTTAAATTTTACACGTTGCGTACTGTAGTTTCCCTTTTCTCCTCTATTTTGAACTCCATCAATGACAGCATAGGCAAGGTCTAATTCATCCTCAAAACTTTGAGAAGCTAGTTCATTTTTTTTCAGGTGTTGCCACTCCAATTCAATTGGATTCATCTCTGAGCAATATTTAGGTAAAAAGAAGATGTACAAACCCATCTCTTCCCACTTTGTCCATAATTGCTGAACTTCTTTGCACCGATGTATCGGGCCGTTGTCCTGAACGATGACTCTGATACGACCTGCTTTTTGGGCTTCAAGTGCTTCAAGCTCCATCATTTGAATATAGGATTTGCGTGAAACGCCACCAATCACTAGACCGTACACAAAACTAATTAGGGGTTGAAGAAACCCAATAATACTTAACCTTCGACCCCGACGCTTACTCTGCTCCAGGCGTTTTTGCTGACCTCGGAAGTAGTAACTGTAACTGGGTTCACTCCAGGCACAAAACCCTGATTCATCCATATACTTTAAATCGATTTCTCCAGCAGCAGCAGATAATTCCAACATCTCTAAGTCTGCCTGTTTGATTTGCTGCAATACTTTGTCTTGCTTTCCTTTGTGGCTTTTTCTAGTTCGCTTCCAAATGACCCCCTTTTTTTGAGTACCTGCCTTAACCAGTCAGGACTCAATTTCACGGAGCGTTCTTGCTCTAATTTTTGGGCTAATTGAACACTATTATATGTACGTGGTTCTTGCTCCAAGCATTTTTCTAAGAACGCCATGTCAGCTTCTGCCCACCTTGATTTTCCTCCCCGCCCTGCTTTCTCCCACAGTCCTTCTAGACCTTGTTTTTCCCATCTATGCAAAACTTCTCTTACTGTTTGGGCAGTCCAGTCAAAGTGATCTGCTATCTTCTCTACGTACCAACCATGTGCGCTTAATCTGATCACTTCGGCTCGGTCTTTCACTTTCTGGGGTACATCTGCCGTTCTCAGGTTGAACAAAATTTTATCTTGCTTAGGAGTCAGAAATACCCTTAAACGGCTGCCCATATCCCTGTTACCTTGGTAGACACATTTATGTATTTACTTATCTTTACACACTTTGGTTTTTTCACCTTGTTCTACTTACTCAGTAAAAAAGTTCTTGATTTAAGGAAAGAAATTCAGGAATATTGGAAGAGAGTCGATGCTGCGAACGCTCAAGAAAAAGGCGTTCACACACCAGCAGAAGATATTGTTAAAG
Above is a genomic segment from Nostoc sp. MS1 containing:
- a CDS encoding VIT domain-containing protein → MTPTQELQAAGLYVQTQEQQQIAFPLKHTEVQAKVTGNISRVEVTQTFENPFTTTLEAVYIFPLPDEAAVDDMLIRIGETTIKGSIKKRQEAQQIYEQAKQQGRTAGLLEQERDNIFTQSLANIKPGEQIDVIIRYTDSLKFESGNYEFVFPMVVGPRYIPGITLDENAVDGASAIAPMMQNQDTDLVPDASRLNAPILPSGTRSRHDINVMVEIDAGVAIRGVTSPSHQIQIMYAGEVVRVTLAPGDTIPNKDMILRYQVAGEVTQASVLTQADERGGHFALYLIPALTYSPKQVVPKDVVFLIDTSGSQRGAPLMQCQELMRRFINGLNSDDTFSIIDFSNTTRQLSPVPLVNTAHNRTLALDYINRLNANGGTQMLQGIRAVLNFPSTDPGRLRSIVLLTDGYIGNENQILTELQRYLQPGNRLYSFGAGSSVNRFLLNRIAEVGRGTARIIRQDEPTAEVVEKFCRQINNPVLTNINLQWEGDGEAPIIYPTTPPDLFAEQPLVLFGRKADGRGGKLHITGIAAGGMRYQQTFDLNFSVTVNSAVAQLWGRSRIKDLMNQMVGGDTKSGVTAVTDTALTYQLLSQYTAFVAVSDDVRVDSTQASVSVQVPVEMPEGVSHQGIYGSVAYSAAPASVNTSLEIPDFLQRRRSIQPPAPPQASAPAETRDILYSLSPADESLRNPPAPKIGAASPIPLTPRLQVVSITGLDEQMTTLLTGFVQALYIPVGFSGSLFWELQLNKGRFTQVVLDEEASTLKEQQVIDLIRRSLLAWRPHNHLTATVLITIQVQS
- a CDS encoding ATP-binding protein, producing MHTQSGKPLLELATAYKSLRDSGFDFSTAVGEPIDNAIQAQATKIRVITKTIERDNHNSKKKLPVIQQVAIVDNGYGMNADVLHGCLQLGYSTRYNDREGIGRFGVGATLAAISQCKRITIFSRNKSTSSFLSTYIDIDEIAT
- a CDS encoding IS630 family transposase (programmed frameshift), whose translation is MGSRLRVFLTPKQDKILFNLRTADVPQKVKDRAEVIRLSAHGWYVEKIADHFDWTAQTVREVLHRWEKQGLEGLWEKAGRGGKSRWAEADMAFLEKCLEQEPRTYNSVQLAQKLEQERSVKLSPDWLRQVLKKGVIWKRTRKSHKGKQDKVLQQIKQADLEMLELSAAAGEIDLKYMDESGFCAWSEPSYSYYFRGQQKRLEQSKRRGRRLSIIGFLQPLISFVYGLVIGGVSRKSYIQMMELEALEAQKAGRIRVIVQDNGPIHRCKEVQQLWTKWEEMGLYIFFLPKYCSEMNPIELEWQHLKKNELASQSFEDELDLAYAVIDGVQNRGEKGNYSTQRVKFNSYSSA